Below is a window of Yimella sp. cx-51 DNA.
CGCACCAGTGCCCGCTTCGATCCGGGACGCGGCAACGCGATCTCCTGGTTGATGACGATCACGCACCGGCGCGCCGTCGACCGGGTGCGCAGTGCGAGCGCGGCCGACCGGCGCGACGACGTCTATGAACAACGCACCCGTCCGCGTCCGTACGACGTGACCGCGGAGGATGCGCATCGCAGCCTCGAGGCGCACCGGGTGCGCAAGGCGCTGCAACAACTGACCGAAACCCAACGGAAGGCGGTCGAACTGGCGTACCTCGGTGGGTACACCCACACCGAGGTGGCCAGTCTGCTCGACCTGCCGCTGGGTACTGCCAAGACCCGAATCCGGGACGGGTTGATCCGCCTTCGCGACACGATGGGAGTCGAGCGATGACCGACGACACCTACCAACTGCTGGCCGCCTACGCGGTCGACGCCGTCACCGACGAGGAGCGCACGCGGGTCGAGGACTACCTGCTGAGCCGCCCCGAGCACCTGGCCGAACTGGATAGCTTGCGTGACGCCGCGGCCGGGCTCGGCGCCCAGGTCGAGACGCCGCCCCCGGCGTCGCTTCGCGCGAGCGTGCTGGACGCGGTCGCGCAGACCCGTCCGCTGCCACCGGTCACTGAGCCTCCCGCGCGGTTGCTCGCCGAGAAGCGTCCCCGTCGGGCCTGGTTCGTAGCGGCCGCCGCCGCAGCCGTGATCGGCGTCGGCACCGTCGCCGTGCAGCAGTACGACCGATCACCCGCGGAGCAGGTCGCGATCAGCCAGGTCGCGGGCGCCTCCGACGCCCGCTCGTACGACCTGGTCATGCCCGGGCACAACGCCACCGTGACCCGGTCGAAGGCGATGGGCAAGGCGGTGTTCCGCTCCACCGAACTCGGCTCGGCACCGTCCGGCCGCGCCTACCAACTGTGGTTGCAGCAGCCGGACGGGTCGATGCTCTCGGCCGGGGTGCTGCCCGGGCCCAAGGACGGAGCCGTGCAGATGGTGTTGCACGGCGACGCGGCGAAGGCCGTTGGGGTCGGGATCACGATGGAACCGGCCGGCGGATCGACCAGCCCGTCCGGTAAACCGCTGGCCGTCGCGGCCTTCTGAGAGCGGCAATCCGAATCGGCACGGGCGGCGAACCACCGACATGAGATCGATGCGAGACGCACTGGACGGCGCGGCCACCGGCGTCGCCGCGACGGTGCTCGGAGCCGGGGTCGGGCATCTGGTCGCCGGGCTGTTCCGGCCCGCGGCCTCCCCGCCGTACGCGGTCGGGTCGGCGGTGATCGACGCCACCCCGGAGCCGGTGAAGTCGTGGGCGATCCGCACCTTCGGCAGCAACGACAAGACCGTGCTGCTTCTCGGGGTGGTGGTGGTGACCTTGCTGTTGGCGGCGCTCGCCGGCTGGCTCGGACGGCGGCACCCGACGCGCGGACTGATCGGGCTCGCAGTGCTCGTCGCGCTCGCCGCGGCGGCCGTGCTCGGCCG
It encodes the following:
- the sigK gene encoding ECF RNA polymerase sigma factor SigK, producing MSIFPPRSSAGTVPTSGDGLEELLARCARGDQDAFARLYDATSARLYGLALRVVRNPAHAEEVTQEAYLEIWRTSARFDPGRGNAISWLMTITHRRAVDRVRSASAADRRDDVYEQRTRPRPYDVTAEDAHRSLEAHRVRKALQQLTETQRKAVELAYLGGYTHTEVASLLDLPLGTAKTRIRDGLIRLRDTMGVER
- a CDS encoding anti-sigma factor domain-containing protein, yielding MTDDTYQLLAAYAVDAVTDEERTRVEDYLLSRPEHLAELDSLRDAAAGLGAQVETPPPASLRASVLDAVAQTRPLPPVTEPPARLLAEKRPRRAWFVAAAAAAVIGVGTVAVQQYDRSPAEQVAISQVAGASDARSYDLVMPGHNATVTRSKAMGKAVFRSTELGSAPSGRAYQLWLQQPDGSMLSAGVLPGPKDGAVQMVLHGDAAKAVGVGITMEPAGGSTSPSGKPLAVAAF